One stretch of Nomascus leucogenys isolate Asia chromosome 7b, Asia_NLE_v1, whole genome shotgun sequence DNA includes these proteins:
- the LOC115835935 gene encoding serine hydrolase-like protein 2 produces MGPGGLAGAPHFPPTWLDFYYVAMDFGGHGLSSHYGPGVPYYLQTFVSEIRRVVAGGIVGATFSCTFPEMVDKLILLDAPLFLLESNEMENLLRYKRRTIEHVLQVEASQEPSCTFSLKQLLQRLLKSNSHLSEDCGELLLQRGTKKVATGLVLNRDQRLSWVENNIDFISRELYAYSIRKLQAHVLFIKAVHGYFDSRENYSVESLPFMIDTMKSTLKERFQFVEVPGNHCVHMSEPQHVASIIHSFLQCTHTLPAQLQLWAWNYEDLVLPDSTLGL; encoded by the exons ATGGGACCGGGAGGCCTCGCGGGAGCGCCCCACTTCCCACCCACCTGGTTGG ACTTTTATTACGTTGCCATGGATTTTGGAGGTCATGGGCTCTCGTCCCATTACGGCCCAGGTGTCCCATATTACCTCCAGACTTTTGTGAGTGAGATCCGGAGGGTTGTGGCAG GTGGCATCGTGGGTGCAACG TTTTCCTGTACATTCCCCGAGATGGTGGATAAACTTATCTTGCTGGACGCGCCGCTATTTCTCCTGGAATCAAAT GAAATGGAGAACTTGCTGAGATACAAGCGGAGGACCATAGAGCATGTGCTGCAGGTAGAGGCCTCCCAGGAGCCCTCGTGCACGTTCAGCCTGAAGCAGCTGCTGCAGAG GTTACTGAAGAGCAATAGCCACTTGAGTGAGGATTGCGGGGAGCTCCTCCTGCAAAGAGGAACCAAGAAGGTGGCCACAG GTCTGGTTCTGAACAGAGACCAGAGGCTCTCCTGG GTAGAGAACAACATTGACTTCATCAGCAGGGAGCTGTATGCGTATTCCATCAGGAAGCTGCAGGCCCACGTGCTGTTTATCAA AGCAGTCCACGGATATTTTGATTCAAGAGAGAATTACTCTGTGGAGTCTCTGCCGTTCATGATAGACACGATGAAATCCACCCTGAAAGAG cgGTTCCAGTTTGTGGAGGTCCCAGGCAATCACTGTGTCCACATGAGCGAACCCCAGCACGTGGCCAGTATCATCCACTCCTTCTTACAGTGCACACACACGCTCCCAGCCCAGCTGCAGCTCTGGGCCTGGAACTATGAAGACCTAGTGCTCCCAGACTCAACACTGGGACTCTGA